Proteins found in one Flavobacteriales bacterium genomic segment:
- a CDS encoding DUF3467 domain-containing protein, whose protein sequence is MSENKKKGLNIELTEEVAEGTYSNLAIINHSPSEFVLDFIKIMPGVPKAKVKSRVLLTPQHAKRLLKALSDNISKYESQHGEIKNIDSLNNIPLSFSGPTAEA, encoded by the coding sequence ATGTCAGAAAATAAAAAGAAAGGTCTCAATATTGAGTTAACAGAAGAAGTAGCTGAAGGTACGTATAGTAATTTGGCTATTATTAATCATTCGCCGTCTGAGTTTGTTCTTGACTTTATTAAAATTATGCCAGGCGTTCCTAAGGCTAAGGTTAAATCTCGTGTATTATTAACTCCTCAACATGCAAAACGCTTGTTAAAAGCTTTAAGTGATAACATATCTAAGTATGAGTCACAGCACGGAGAAATTAAAAACATTGATTCCCTAAATAATATTCCATTAAGTTTTAGTGGACCAACAGCTGAAGCATAA
- a CDS encoding acyl-CoA desaturase: MRTIKFDKNHSNEFIKDLRISIDEYFKKNKISRFGNANMVFKTIFMFSLYYIPYFVAVSGIITNSWVYWLMWVLMGVGMAGIGLSVMHDANHGAYSKNKFVNKLLGLSLNFLGGSAKNWKIQHNRLHHTYTNIHDMDPDVSPMGLLRFSPDAPLKKIHRLQHFYAWFLYGLMTFSWATDKEFKQLKEFKRDGVIDKKEYRGLMFEMVSWKIIYYAYMFAIPYFFGNISFGFWLVCFITLHFVAGFILATIFQTAHIMPECDYPHANVNGTVENNWAIHQLQTTSNYAPKSRFFSWFVGGLNYQVEHHLFPNICHVHYKNISHIVKKKAEKYNLPYYTQKNYLSALVEHTKMLKSLGKAA, from the coding sequence ATGAGAACTATTAAATTTGACAAGAATCATTCAAATGAATTCATCAAAGATTTAAGAATATCTATTGACGAATACTTCAAGAAAAATAAAATATCAAGATTTGGAAACGCTAATATGGTGTTCAAAACAATTTTCATGTTTTCACTTTATTATATTCCCTATTTTGTAGCTGTATCTGGCATTATTACAAATAGTTGGGTATATTGGCTCATGTGGGTACTTATGGGCGTTGGTATGGCTGGTATTGGATTATCTGTAATGCACGATGCGAATCATGGTGCATATTCAAAAAATAAATTTGTAAATAAACTACTAGGGTTATCCTTAAATTTTCTTGGTGGAAGTGCCAAAAACTGGAAAATTCAACACAATAGGCTACATCATACATATACCAATATTCACGATATGGATCCGGACGTAAGTCCTATGGGACTACTGAGATTTTCTCCTGATGCTCCTCTTAAAAAGATTCACAGACTACAGCATTTTTACGCTTGGTTCTTATACGGGCTGATGACATTCTCTTGGGCAACTGATAAGGAATTTAAACAACTTAAAGAGTTTAAAAGAGATGGTGTCATTGATAAGAAAGAATATCGAGGCCTAATGTTTGAAATGGTAAGCTGGAAAATAATTTATTATGCATACATGTTTGCTATACCGTACTTTTTTGGAAATATTTCTTTTGGATTCTGGTTAGTATGCTTCATTACATTACACTTTGTAGCTGGATTTATTTTAGCAACGATTTTTCAAACTGCTCACATTATGCCAGAGTGTGATTACCCTCATGCAAACGTAAATGGTACAGTTGAAAATAACTGGGCTATTCACCAATTACAAACCACTTCTAATTATGCTCCAAAGAGTAGGTTTTTCTCATGGTTTGTTGGTGGACTAAACTACCAAGTAGAGCATCATTTGTTTCCAAACATATGCCATGTACACTATAAAAACATTTCACACATAGTAAAGAAGAAAGCTGAAAAATATAATCTCCCTTACTATACACAGAAAAACTATTTATCAGCTTTAGTAGAACACACTAAAATGCTTAAATCATTAGGTAAGGCTGCTTAG
- a CDS encoding pyridoxal-phosphate dependent enzyme: protein MNYYNHIVDTVGNTPMVKLNKVVDTKALVLAKVESFNPGHSTKDRMAIKMIEDAEKAGLIKEGGTIIEGTSGNTGMGLALACIQKGYKLICTISDKQSKEKMDILKAMGAKVYVCPTNVAPDHPESYYSVAKRLNEEIPNSFYPNQYDNLSNRLAHYESTGPEIWEQTDGKITHFIVGVGTGGTISGIAKFLKEKNPDIKIWGVDSYGSVYKKYHETGVFDENEIYSYITEGIGEDILPKNVDFDLIDHFEKVTDKDGAIYARRLAKEEGIFSGYSCGSAIAGLNQLKGQLSDKDVVVVLLHDHGSRYVAKIFNDDWMKEQGFI from the coding sequence ATGAATTATTACAATCACATCGTTGATACTGTTGGCAATACACCAATGGTAAAACTTAACAAGGTCGTTGATACAAAGGCACTGGTATTAGCTAAAGTAGAAAGTTTTAACCCTGGACATTCTACAAAGGATAGAATGGCTATAAAAATGATTGAGGATGCTGAAAAAGCTGGCTTAATCAAAGAAGGTGGAACTATCATTGAAGGAACATCAGGAAATACTGGAATGGGGCTTGCTCTAGCATGTATTCAAAAAGGGTATAAATTAATATGTACCATTTCTGACAAGCAGTCTAAAGAAAAGATGGATATTCTTAAGGCAATGGGTGCAAAAGTTTATGTTTGCCCTACAAATGTTGCTCCAGATCATCCAGAGTCTTATTATTCAGTAGCAAAACGACTTAATGAAGAAATTCCAAATTCTTTCTATCCTAATCAATATGATAACTTATCAAATCGTTTAGCTCATTACGAATCTACTGGTCCTGAGATATGGGAGCAAACTGATGGAAAAATCACACACTTTATTGTTGGGGTTGGAACTGGAGGTACTATTTCTGGTATAGCAAAATTCCTAAAAGAAAAAAATCCTGACATTAAAATATGGGGCGTTGACTCATACGGTTCAGTTTATAAAAAATACCATGAAACAGGAGTTTTTGATGAGAACGAAATCTATTCCTATATTACTGAAGGAATTGGTGAAGATATTTTACCAAAGAATGTAGATTTTGACCTTATAGACCATTTTGAAAAGGTAACCGATAAAGACGGAGCAATCTACGCACGTCGTTTGGCAAAAGAGGAAGGTATATTTTCTGGCTATTCGTGTGGTAGTGCCATCGCAGGATTAAATCAACTAAAAGGTCAGCTTTCTGATAAAGATGTGGTTGTTGTACTGCTACACGACCATGGAAGTAGATATGTAGCCAAAATATTTAATGACGATTGGATGAAAGAACAAGGTTTTATTTAA
- a CDS encoding ABC transporter permease: MNLDLFIAKRLIGKNEYRFSRPVLRIAITAIALSVSVMLLSLSIIKGFQNEIRDKVIGLSSHIQVTDFSDSNSYESTLLANSDSLKQLLINIEGITHIQSYATKAGILKTKDEIQGVVLKGVNKDFNPKFLESKLIAGKIPSYGKGEKSNSIVLSNTIAKQLNLELEDDIQMYFIQQPVRVRKFSIAGIYETGIAEYDNMLVIGDIKHIQKLNKWTNEDVGALEIQIENFEDLELMTQLVYSKIGYSLNAKNVIDSNPQLFDWLDLQNLNIKVILILMLLVGAINMVTALFILILEQTPLIGTLKSLGSSNWTIRKIFLYHSAYLISKGLLYGNIIGISLALIQKKFQLISLNPETYYMSFIPIDLNWLNFLALNIGTLLICLAILIVPSYLISRINPVSAIRFE, translated from the coding sequence ATGAATTTAGACCTTTTCATAGCGAAACGATTGATTGGTAAAAACGAATACCGTTTTTCCAGACCCGTTTTACGCATTGCCATTACGGCTATTGCTCTGAGTGTGTCGGTTATGTTATTATCTCTTTCTATCATCAAGGGTTTTCAAAATGAAATCAGAGACAAAGTTATAGGTTTAAGTTCGCATATTCAAGTGACTGATTTTTCTGATAGCAATTCTTACGAGTCAACCCTTTTAGCGAATAGCGACTCTCTAAAACAGCTTCTAATAAATATTGAAGGTATTACTCACATACAGTCTTATGCGACAAAGGCAGGGATTCTAAAAACAAAGGACGAAATTCAGGGGGTAGTACTAAAAGGTGTTAACAAGGATTTTAACCCTAAATTTTTAGAAAGCAAACTAATAGCTGGCAAAATTCCATCCTATGGTAAGGGTGAAAAGTCCAATAGTATTGTATTGTCCAATACTATTGCCAAACAACTAAACCTTGAACTTGAAGATGATATTCAAATGTATTTTATACAACAGCCAGTAAGGGTTAGAAAATTTTCTATTGCTGGAATTTATGAAACTGGGATAGCCGAATATGACAATATGTTGGTTATCGGCGATATCAAACACATTCAAAAACTAAATAAATGGACTAATGAAGATGTTGGAGCTCTTGAAATTCAAATTGAGAATTTTGAGGATTTAGAATTAATGACACAATTAGTTTATTCTAAAATTGGCTATTCCTTGAATGCCAAGAATGTTATTGATTCTAACCCGCAGCTGTTTGATTGGCTAGATTTACAAAACTTAAATATTAAAGTCATTTTGATTTTGATGTTATTAGTAGGCGCTATCAATATGGTTACCGCACTGTTTATACTTATTCTTGAACAAACTCCATTGATAGGTACTTTAAAATCTTTGGGGAGTTCAAATTGGACAATTAGAAAAATTTTTTTGTACCATTCAGCATACCTCATTTCAAAAGGATTATTATACGGTAATATTATTGGAATTTCATTAGCGCTCATTCAAAAGAAATTTCAACTCATTAGCTTGAACCCAGAAACATATTACATGTCATTTATTCCAATAGACTTGAATTGGCTTAATTTTTTAGCACTAAATATTGGCACACTATTGATTTGTTTAGCAATTCTCATTGTTCCTTCATACTTAATAAGTAGAATAAATCCCGTGAGTGCCATCCGTTTTGAGTAA
- a CDS encoding DUF1343 domain-containing protein, protein MAKINHLFLCLLCFLNWSCAQGTFQVGAERTAIYFPLLEEKSIAVVGNQSSLIASTHLVDSLVNSGLDVVKVFSPEHGFRGTADAGAYIDNGVDERTGLPIVSLYGSNKKPKAEQLAGIDVLLFDIQDVGARFYTYISTLHYVMEAAAQHNISVMVLDRPNPNGHYVDGPVLDTAFRSFVGMHPIPIVHGMTIGEYAQMINGEKWLKEGVECDLNVIPMTAYERYKPYDLPVKPSPNLPNAQAVNLYPSLCLFEGTNVSIGRGTPLPFQHYGAPYLKSDYFFIPKSGEGAKYPKHEGQKCYGIDLGKHKKLEQIDLSFLMNAYEQAEDKSTFFNAFFDKLAGGNSLRLSILEGKSEEEIRKAWSNELESFKRMRSTYLIYE, encoded by the coding sequence ATGGCTAAAATTAATCATTTATTCCTTTGTCTTTTGTGTTTTTTGAATTGGTCTTGTGCGCAAGGCACTTTTCAAGTCGGTGCTGAACGAACGGCTATTTATTTCCCTCTTTTGGAAGAGAAATCGATTGCTGTAGTTGGTAACCAAAGTTCATTGATAGCTTCGACTCATTTGGTGGATAGTTTGGTGAACAGTGGTCTTGATGTTGTTAAAGTATTTAGTCCAGAGCACGGTTTTAGAGGTACAGCTGATGCCGGTGCTTATATAGATAATGGTGTCGATGAACGTACAGGCTTACCCATCGTTTCCCTTTATGGAAGTAATAAGAAGCCGAAGGCTGAGCAGTTGGCAGGAATAGATGTTTTATTATTTGACATTCAGGATGTTGGAGCTCGTTTTTACACCTATATATCCACTTTGCACTATGTTATGGAAGCTGCTGCTCAACATAATATTTCAGTGATGGTGCTAGACAGACCTAACCCCAACGGACATTATGTTGATGGTCCGGTTTTAGATACCGCTTTCCGTTCGTTTGTAGGAATGCATCCTATTCCAATAGTTCATGGGATGACCATTGGCGAATATGCCCAAATGATTAATGGCGAAAAATGGCTCAAAGAGGGTGTAGAATGTGATTTAAATGTTATCCCAATGACGGCTTATGAAAGATATAAGCCTTATGATTTACCAGTAAAGCCATCGCCAAACTTACCCAATGCTCAGGCAGTAAATTTATACCCTTCACTGTGCTTGTTTGAAGGGACTAACGTTAGTATTGGTCGTGGAACGCCTTTACCTTTCCAACACTATGGAGCACCCTATTTGAAAAGCGATTATTTTTTCATTCCTAAAAGTGGAGAAGGAGCTAAGTACCCCAAACATGAAGGTCAAAAATGCTATGGTATAGACCTCGGTAAACATAAAAAACTTGAGCAAATAGATTTATCTTTTCTAATGAATGCCTACGAACAAGCTGAAGATAAAAGCACTTTTTTCAATGCTTTCTTTGATAAATTAGCTGGAGGAAATTCCTTAAGGCTATCTATTCTCGAAGGAAAATCAGAAGAAGAAATTAGAAAAGCTTGGTCTAATGAACTTGAGTCATTTAAGAGAATGAGGAGTACTTATCTTATTTATGAATAG
- a CDS encoding YkgJ family cysteine cluster protein, whose amino-acid sequence MDLKKHRALVKQKAKENKAFFQRLKREKPKVLDKKMHQLHEDVFACTNCLECANCCTTTGPLFTDKDISRIAKHLRIKPSEFTEQYLRIDEDNDYILQSVPCTFLGDDNKCSIYDVRPKACREFPHTDRAKQHQILNLTQKNVDVCPAVYEIVERMKDAIHK is encoded by the coding sequence ATGGACTTAAAGAAACACCGAGCTTTAGTTAAACAAAAGGCTAAAGAAAATAAAGCGTTTTTTCAACGACTCAAGCGAGAGAAACCTAAGGTTTTGGATAAAAAGATGCACCAATTACATGAAGATGTATTTGCCTGTACTAACTGCTTAGAGTGCGCTAACTGCTGTACCACTACCGGACCTTTATTTACAGATAAAGATATTAGCCGAATAGCCAAACACCTCAGAATAAAACCATCCGAATTTACCGAACAATATTTGAGAATAGATGAGGATAATGATTATATTTTACAGTCTGTACCCTGTACCTTTTTAGGTGATGACAATAAGTGTAGCATTTACGATGTTCGCCCAAAAGCGTGTAGAGAATTTCCGCATACCGATAGAGCTAAACAACATCAAATACTGAACTTAACTCAAAAAAATGTTGATGTTTGTCCAGCTGTATATGAAATCGTGGAGAGGATGAAAGATGCTATTCATAAATAA